One window from the genome of Roseisolibacter agri encodes:
- the rnz gene encoding ribonuclease Z, producing the protein MSLTLRFLGTAASRPTVERNVSSIAVMREGETLLVDCGEGTQRQMMRYGISFALNDIFFTHMHTDHVLGVIGLTRTLQLQGRTAALRLWGPRGSARALRQATAFGGDRLTFPIEVLEVEPGTPIARDEYAILPYEVEHPGSVAVGYAIVEPERRGRFNPDLARELGVPEGPLWGQLHRGRTITLDDGRTVDPATLVGPTRPGRTVVITGDTRPCAATVDVAKGADLLVHEATFADDEADRARETGHSTAREAAQVARVAEVRRLALTHISARYSRDARELEAQARQLFPECAVVRDGTEIEVPYREI; encoded by the coding sequence ATGTCGCTGACCCTCCGCTTCCTCGGCACCGCCGCCTCGCGTCCCACCGTCGAGCGCAACGTCTCGTCGATCGCCGTCATGCGCGAGGGCGAGACGCTGCTGGTGGACTGCGGCGAGGGCACCCAGCGCCAGATGATGCGCTACGGCATCTCGTTCGCGCTCAACGACATCTTCTTCACCCACATGCACACGGACCACGTGCTGGGGGTGATCGGGCTGACGCGCACGCTGCAGCTGCAGGGGCGCACCGCGGCGCTCCGCCTCTGGGGCCCGCGCGGCTCGGCGCGCGCGCTGCGACAGGCGACCGCGTTCGGCGGCGACCGCCTCACCTTCCCGATCGAGGTGCTCGAGGTCGAGCCGGGCACGCCGATCGCGCGCGACGAGTACGCCATCCTGCCGTACGAGGTCGAGCATCCCGGCAGCGTGGCGGTGGGCTACGCGATCGTGGAGCCGGAGCGCCGCGGACGCTTCAACCCCGACCTCGCGCGCGAGCTGGGCGTGCCCGAGGGCCCGCTCTGGGGCCAGCTGCACCGCGGCCGGACGATCACGCTCGACGACGGCCGCACGGTGGACCCGGCGACGCTCGTGGGCCCCACGCGCCCCGGCCGCACGGTGGTCATCACCGGCGACACGCGCCCCTGCGCCGCGACGGTGGACGTCGCGAAGGGCGCCGACCTCCTGGTGCACGAGGCGACCTTCGCCGACGACGAGGCGGACCGCGCGCGCGAGACGGGACACTCGACCGCGCGCGAGGCCGCGCAGGTCGCGCGCGTGGCCGAGGTGCGGCGCCTCGCGCTCACGCACATCTCGGCGCGCTACTCGCGCGACGCGCGCGAGCTGGAGGCGCAGGCGAGGCAGCTCTTCCCGGAGTGCGCGGTGGTGCGGGACGGGACGGAGATCGAAGTGCCGTACCGCGAGATCTGA
- a CDS encoding DUF2203 domain-containing protein gives MSRLEPAVPETLYTVDRANRTLPYVRRIAEDLVRDYARWRARVRAIEVAGSGARTPLPAETQRRLQRETQELASDIQASLGELAAIGVECKSLDEGLIDFPALIDGAPAYLCWKVGETTVDWWHRRDAGFGGRQPIEGAIVTAPVAASATMSGGPA, from the coding sequence GTGTCACGCCTCGAACCCGCCGTTCCCGAGACGCTCTACACCGTCGACCGCGCGAACCGCACGCTGCCGTACGTGCGGCGGATCGCCGAGGACCTGGTGCGCGACTACGCGCGCTGGCGTGCCCGCGTGCGCGCGATCGAGGTCGCGGGCTCGGGCGCCCGCACGCCGCTCCCGGCGGAGACGCAGCGCCGCCTGCAGCGCGAGACGCAGGAGCTGGCCTCCGACATCCAGGCCTCGCTCGGCGAGCTCGCCGCCATCGGCGTCGAGTGCAAGTCGCTGGACGAGGGCCTGATCGACTTCCCCGCGCTGATCGACGGCGCGCCCGCGTACCTGTGCTGGAAGGTCGGCGAGACGACCGTCGACTGGTGGCACCGCCGTGACGCCGGCTTCGGGGGCCGGCAGCCGATCGAGGGCGCGATCGTCACGGCGCCCGTCGCCGCGTCGGCCACGATGTCCGGAGGGCCCGCATGA